The genomic window AGTCTTTTTACTGCTAGAGGCAAGGACATTACCAGTGGAACAAGGCTTTACTGTTTTACTTTTATCAATGTTTGAAATGAATATGTTTGTACTTCCCTTGCTTAGTATTTTTATTGCTTCGTTTTCTATTATGCAGGAAAAAGAGCTAAAGACGATGATGATTTTACTAACTAAGCATGAATCATATATAAGTTTTTTAGCAAAAAAGAGTATAGCTATTCAATTGGTTGTTATAGCGGTTATAGTAGCCTGGTATTTTCTGTTTGCGCTTGTTATGAAGGTTTTTTTATATTTCAATGTGTCACATTTTCTACTATTTATTTTAGCCGTGTCAGTTATGGTCTTTATTTTTAACCAAATTGGTGTAGCATTAGGAAGTATTTGTAGCACGAGGATGCAATTATTAGGTGCAAATATTCTTACATGGTTTTCTTTTGTCTTTTTAATAGATTTAATGTTTTTACAGCAACTTTCTAATGTCACGTATGACAATGTACAACTATTCGCATTTTTTTATTTCCTAGACCCTTTACACACGATTCCATTCTATTTAGAAACATCTCTAGAAGTATTTTCACTCGAGCACATGTCACGATTAATGAGCAAAATGATGTGGGCTTCCCCTACGGTTTTTATGATTATGAACCTTGTTATTTGGAGTTGTTTATCGTTTGTTGTGGCTATTGTTCTACAGAGAAGGGAGTCAAAATCATGATTAAGTTAGACAATGTGTCTTATTCTTATTCAAATAAAGTTGTGTTACGTAACATTCAGCTCGAGGTTGAAAAACATGAATTGTGCGCGCTGGTTGGGCGGAATGGAGCTGGAAAGTCTACACTTATACAACTTATGCTTCAACTATTACCATTGAAGAACGGTTATATTACGTTGAATGGAATTCCTATTCAAAAAAAAGGCTGGAAGAAGTTTGTCTCGTATTTACCAGAAAAATTTCAGTTGTATCAACATTTATCAGCCAAAGAGAATCTCGAGTTTTTTGCTTCAATGGAAAGACAAAGCATAAATTATGAGAAAATAAAAGACACGCTGCACAAAGTAGGATTGTGGGAGGATCGCAATGTACATGTAAAAAACTATTCAAAAGGTATGCTACAAAGACTAGGGCTAGGCATCATGCTTTATTACGACACTGACATTCTAATTCTTGATGAACCAACGAGTGGCTTGGATCCTATCGGTCGAATAGAAATATTAAATATATTAAAGTCTTTAGAAAATAAAACAATTCTTCTATCCTCTCATCACATTGAAGAAATCAGACAAGTCTGTTCACATGTCGCATATTTAAAAAATGCCACTTTAACTAAATATACAATTCAACAATTTGAAAGTGAAATTTTACTAGAGGGGGCACTTGTGTGAAAAAGATAATTACTGTTTTCATAATTATATTTCTTTTGACAGGCTGTAATAATACATCGAGTTGGGATGTATCCATAGTAGAAGCTCCTTCCTATAATCAAGGAGAACCATCGCATGTTGTCTTTCAGTTAAGTGAGGACGGGAAGCCTTTAACCGGTCTAGATGTAGTGGCTAGTTTTGAAATGACAAAAATGGACCATGGTTACATTGATATTCCTTTACAGGAAAACGAATCAGGATTGTACGAAGGGAATATCACTTTACCCATGGCTGGTGAGTGGGAGGTTTTGTTGCAAATCTCAAACAATAAGCAGGTAGTAGAGAAAATAGTGACTTTTAATGTTGAAAATAATGAGGTAAGTGTAAGTGCTGGTGATGTTATTGCATCAATTAATGGAGATGAGATTAATAGTGAGGATTTAGCATTTTATAAAGCAATTAATCAATTGCAAATTGCCATGTACCGAGAATATGATCGTAATAGATATGAAGGGGCAGAGCTTGATGCAGCTCTTACGTATTGGGATAGCCAAGAAAAAGCAATTGATAATCCAAACACGCTATTAACACAAATCATTCGCTTACGAGCGGTCGCATTATTAGCGAAAGAAAAAGGACATTACGCAAGTCAGCATGAAATCGAAGCTGAGCTTAATAAAGTGAAACAGACGTATGCTGCTAGTCCTGCAGCAACAAATGTTATTGCTGAATATGGAGAAGAGAGATTTTGGAACAAGCAACAAGAGCAGTATGAGCTAATTGTTCTTTCTAGTAAAGTACAGCAAGATGTTATTGAAAAAGTGAAGCAAGCGAACTCCGAAGCTGAAACGAGAGAAGTGAATGTGTTAGCACAAAAGAAATATGAAGAACTGTTAGTTTCGCAAGTTGGTACGCTAAATATTGAAATTTATTAGAAGCACCTGTCCCATGTTAGGGACAAGTGCTCTTTTTTAGTTAAATAACTATAAAACATTGAGGAAAATGGGAATATATACAAAGTGGACTCATATAATGAAACATTTCATGGTAAATATCGTCTATTTATTATAAAAGATGAAAAAGAAGGAGGGGAACCTTTCACAGGTTATAGTGATATGAAAAAATTAGTGGTTAGTATGCTATGTCTTATTACTGTGTCACTTTTTGTTCTAACTGCGTGTAATAGCGGAAATACCGAACAGGTCCAGGAGGGCAATGAAACCGTCGAAGTTACTTCTTCTCAACAAAATACAACCGATGACGCGGAAACGTTAAATGATGAGGGTAGTGGTAATGAAAGTAATGCGTCATCTGATGGAGAAGACAGCGGTACAGAGGAGACAAATACAGTGGACGGCGATAATTCCGAGCAAGCAAATCAAGAGGGCGAGAGTAGCGCAGAGCAAACGGATTCAGAAGACGAAAGTAGTGGAGAACAAGCGGGTTCAAACGAAGACCCTGGAAACGATAGCAGTACAAATTCTGAAAGTCCAGAAGCTGATGAAGAAGACGAAAACAATAATAATGGTGAAAGTGATGTCGCTCTTAATGTAGAAGCTCTCGCAGTCACCATTGTGGAAGCACTAAAAAATCATGATATGGAAACAGTCGTAGCCCACTCAATTGTTAGTGACAATGAGGGGGAGGGCTTACTATTTTCACCTTATATTTATATTGAAAACAACGCCTTAACATTAACACAGAGTGAATTGTTAAACTTTTTTTCGATTACTTCAACATATACTTGGGGCGTTGAAGATGGGACTGGATTTCCTATCGAATTAACTCCTTCTGATTATTTCAATCGATATGTTTATAACAAAGATTATAGTAATCCAGACGAAGTGCATGTAAACAATTTAATGCAACGCGGGAATTTGATAAATAACGTTGCCTCTGTGTTTCCTGGTGCAGCGTATGTTGAATTTTTTATCGAAGGTGATCCAAACATTGGAGGGATGGATTGGGGAAGCTTGCTTTTCGTGTTTGAGCAAAATACTTCTGGTTATTATCAATTAGTGGCTATTGTACATGATGAGTGGACTATTTAAGAGTTTCACTATGAGCAACCAAGCATACACGAAAGCAGCTTCAATAAAAAGCTCCCAAGAAATCCTTGGGAGTTTTATTTTGGGTATCTACTAGGTAAAAAGAAAGGGCATCGCTTTTAGCCATTTAGAGATAAACGTTTTTATTTGGAGTTGATATTTTTTATCCATTTTTCATTGTAAGCATTATCAATTATGTGAGAAGTTATGATAGGACTGGTGGCATAAACAGTCTCATTATCACCAATTAAAGTTAATTCACTATAGGGAAGTGTAGATCCCACTTCACTAAACGATTTAATGCATGTGTTTTTTCCAACAACAGTGCGAGAAACAGTCGCATGTTCACCAATAATTGTATGTGGTAATATAACTGAATCTTTTACAACAGCATTTTTATGAATGATTACATCGTGCGATATTACCGAATTAACAACAGTGCCAAATATTTTACAGCCTTCGCTGATTATTGATTTTTTTACATTTGCCTCATCATTTACATACATGGGAGGGAGGGCCTTGTGCTCTGTATAGATGGGCCAATACTCCTTATGTATAAGAGGGTTTGTTTCATAAGTTAGTAAGTCAAGGTTTGCTTCCCAATAACTTTCTATCGTTCCGACATCCTTCCAGTAACCTTTAAAAACGTAAGCATGTAATTGGCAGTTATCCTGGATCATAGTAGGGATGACATCACGACCGAAATCTCTTGTAGAATCTGGAATACCCTCTACAAGCTCTACATATTTTTTTAAAACACTCCATTTAAAACAGTAAATTCCCATGGATGCAAGGTTGCTTTTTGGATTTTGTGGTTTTTCCTCGAAATCTAAAATCCGATTAGAGGTAGTGTCAATAGACATAATGCCGAAGCGTTTTGCTTCATGCCACGGAACGTTGATGACAGAAATAGTGGCATCAGCATCAGTTTGGATATGCTTGCGTAACATATAAGTATAATCCATCTTATAGATTTGATCTCCGGACAAAATGAGAACGTGCTCAGGATTTTGCTGATCAATATGACGGAGATATTGATACACAGCATGTGATGTACCTTCATGAGATTGCTCAGGAGAAAGTACACGAACTTTGCTTTCGTTTTGGGTAAAGCCCCAATGTGATCCATCCCCGATATAGTTATATAATACATGTGAGTAATGCTGCGCTAACACATCAACTGTAGTTATCCCTGAGTTTCTGCAATTACTTAGAGTAAAATCAATTATTCGAAACTTACCTCCAAATGGAACAGTTGGCTTAGGGGTGTGTTTCGTTAAATCTTTTAAGCGCGTACCTTTTCCACCCGCTAAAACTACGGCAATGTATTGGTTTTCCGACATAGTCTCCCCCTATTCATTAATGTCATTTTTTACGGTCAGTTAATTAACTATATTTTACAAAAATTCAAGCGGGAAGATTGTCAAAAACCCACGAAAAGTAAATGATAAAATGTGTATTTTTTATAGGAGCTACACTCCTCAATACTTATCTTTTACTTGAAAACTAAATTAACTAATCGTCTTTTCAAAGACAATGTGTTGTGTCCATCATAAAAAGGAAAGTAGACAAATATTACATTTACAACTAAAAATAAGGTGTGAAAAAATCACCTGTCCATGGAATAGGAGGGACAGGGGTGGTTATGTAGATAATCTTCACACCATTTCGTGATATGATGTTCATATAATGGTAATCGCAATAAAGTAATTAAAAAAAGGAGTTTACATATGTCAGAGATTAAATTTGAAATTGTAGAGCAAATCGCAGTTCTTTCTGAATCGGCTAAAGGTTGGACAAAAGAGCTGAATTTAGTAAGTTGGAATGGACGCGAGCCGAAATACGACCTCCGTGATTGGTCGCCTAATCACGAAAAGATGGGGAAAGGTATTACACTGTCTGAGGAAGATATTAAAAAGTTAAAAGAAGTACTTAAAACTCTTTGATTTAAAATTTTAGCAAAGAGGAGGGGCATATAGTGAAATTTATGAAAAGAATTAAGTTTATATTTAAATTCTGGAAATTTGGACCGTTTTTAGTTGATTTTTTTCTATCTAAACAAGTGTCTTTATTTAAGAAGCTATTCGCTGTATTGTTTGTGGTAGCCTATGCTTTTTTTCCGTTTGATCTAATCCCGGATGTGTTATTGTTTTTTGGAATCGTGGATGACCTTGTTCTTGCAACGTTCGTGCTAGAGAGAATCGTGAAGCTTTCACCACCTGCATTAAAAGAAAAATATGATTTAATATAGTGAATGAGGGGCAAAGGGTGTAGATGCCCCTTTTTTGTTTAAGGTTTTAATGAATCACATGTCGTAAGTTGACGGTAATTGTTAGTTTTTGTCGGTACGTGGTACGCAATACATGCACCACACTATAAACCCACTTGTATCAAGGGTGCAAAAGACGTCGGAAAAGGTCGGTACTATGTACCGTCAAGAAGCGACAACCTTCGACGTTTCCAGTGCGAAAAAAAGATATAGAACGTACTAAAAACTTGTCCTATAATGAGTGCCGGTCCTAATTAAGAAGCGATCTATCATTACATTTAGCGGATTTTAACATATACGAGCCGTGAGTGTAAATAGCTGATTTTTTTAAAAGATGTATGTTTGTCCATTTCAAGCTAACCATTATTTTCATCTATATATATTATCTGATATGAAGGAGTTGTTAGATAATATGGGTGAAAGAGAAGGTAACTTGAGAATCCCACGTCCGCCCGATGTTGTGACGATTGTTTTTGAGCGAAATCCCTTTACAGGAGTGTTAGAAATTGTGGGTGCTACTGTTATCGGTAGTGCGCGTCCTTGTCAGCGTCTGTTAGATGAAGGGGATTCAGTAAAACGTGCGGCAAACTGTTTGTTGAAAAATGGATTCGAATTAGAATTTAAATCCCGAGATATTTTACTTTTTAGGAGGGACCGATAGTAGATTTTATGATTGGATGTGATATGGGATATCACATCTTTATTAATAATTTTAATAATGCACGGGAATAAATCAAATAAGATAAGAAGGGAGAGTGAATAATTATGCCTACTATTATTTTAGGCCCAGTTAATATTCGAGAAGCAGGAGGAGTTGTTGTGTTTGGTGATACATTCTATATTAGTCCAAAAGATACAGCAAAAACTCTTGCAGGATCTGGTGCGATTAATACTGGAAGTCTCGTTATAACCAATAATGGATTTAGCACGCTAAATAATGCCGATCCTGATACAATAGACCAACCGACAACAACGGTCGTATAGAAACTAATAAGTATTTAGACACAAAAATAAAGGCCTACTCATTTAGATTTAAGTACTAGAGAGCAGGCTTTTTTTGTGTAAGTAATATTGTAGGGGGATATGGTGATGGTTACACAACTTTCGGAGAAGTTGAATGGCAAGGTTCACCTGACTTCCAACGTGAGTTGTTTGCAGACTATTTACGTAAGCTTGACTCAGAAATTGATGCAGCAACAATTGTTGATGATCGTTTAGAAAAAGCTAATGACTAATAATGATAAAACTGCCTAAAGTGTGAACCATAGGCTTTTTTTTGTGCTGTTTTCAAGTCATTTTTCTTCACAATACAGAAATAATCGAGTAAAATACTTATAATCACATAAGAAAGGTTGGGATTAATGTGCAAGAAGTCGACACTCAAAGTATCCCTCGTCCTTTAGTTCGCGCGAATCAATGGTTTATTGTAATCAGCGTTGTCTTAGCTCTAGGTCTTAACCAAAGTTGGATTTTAGTGCTTCCATTAATTAACGGACTACTCGGGCTTACTATATACTTTAATCCAATAATGCAAGTTGCGAAGAAATTCCTGAAAAAACATCCTTCTGAGTACATCAATGAGGATCGTGCGCAACAACAATTTAATCAGTGGATATCTGTAATTTGTATAACCTTATCGTTAATTGGGTTTATAACGAATAATCTTGTGATTGGCTATATGTTTGCTGTTATGGTTGGAGTGGCGGCGCTTGTGGCAATATTAGGTTTCTGTGTTGGCTGCTTTATTAGGTTTCAATGGCAACAATTTATATATAGAAGAAAAACGTCAAGCTCTAAATAACTACTATAACGTCTGTATAGGTGCAGGCGTTCTTTGTGTTCTCAACATTTTTCATTCCGCATTCGCCCGTTCCCTCATTTAATGAAATTTTTTATTCCCATATTCGCTATGTCTTCCATAGTATGTATTGTGCACATTAATCAAACGCCACATGGTGTAATTGATTGAGACACAATGGGAGGTGAAAGGTATGAGTGGTGCTGTAGGTGGATATGCAGGTGGTGGCTTTGCCTTACTTGTTGTATTGTTCATTTTATTAATTATCATTGGTGCTTCATTTGTTGGTGGTTATGGTGGTTACGG from Bacillus sp. HMF5848 includes these protein-coding regions:
- a CDS encoding ABC transporter permease subunit, with protein sequence MNYILKEWKEQARGKGIWLSLLIIMLLSVFLLLEARTLPVEQGFTVLLLSMFEMNMFVLPLLSIFIASFSIMQEKELKTMMILLTKHESYISFLAKKSIAIQLVVIAVIVAWYFLFALVMKVFLYFNVSHFLLFILAVSVMVFIFNQIGVALGSICSTRMQLLGANILTWFSFVFLIDLMFLQQLSNVTYDNVQLFAFFYFLDPLHTIPFYLETSLEVFSLEHMSRLMSKMMWASPTVFMIMNLVIWSCLSFVVAIVLQRRESKS
- a CDS encoding ABC transporter ATP-binding protein, with the protein product MIKLDNVSYSYSNKVVLRNIQLEVEKHELCALVGRNGAGKSTLIQLMLQLLPLKNGYITLNGIPIQKKGWKKFVSYLPEKFQLYQHLSAKENLEFFASMERQSINYEKIKDTLHKVGLWEDRNVHVKNYSKGMLQRLGLGIMLYYDTDILILDEPTSGLDPIGRIEILNILKSLENKTILLSSHHIEEIRQVCSHVAYLKNATLTKYTIQQFESEILLEGALV
- a CDS encoding FixH family protein; its protein translation is MKKIITVFIIIFLLTGCNNTSSWDVSIVEAPSYNQGEPSHVVFQLSEDGKPLTGLDVVASFEMTKMDHGYIDIPLQENESGLYEGNITLPMAGEWEVLLQISNNKQVVEKIVTFNVENNEVSVSAGDVIASINGDEINSEDLAFYKAINQLQIAMYREYDRNRYEGAELDAALTYWDSQEKAIDNPNTLLTQIIRLRAVALLAKEKGHYASQHEIEAELNKVKQTYAASPAATNVIAEYGEERFWNKQQEQYELIVLSSKVQQDVIEKVKQANSEAETREVNVLAQKKYEELLVSQVGTLNIEIY
- a CDS encoding glucose-1-phosphate adenylyltransferase codes for the protein MSENQYIAVVLAGGKGTRLKDLTKHTPKPTVPFGGKFRIIDFTLSNCRNSGITTVDVLAQHYSHVLYNYIGDGSHWGFTQNESKVRVLSPEQSHEGTSHAVYQYLRHIDQQNPEHVLILSGDQIYKMDYTYMLRKHIQTDADATISVINVPWHEAKRFGIMSIDTTSNRILDFEEKPQNPKSNLASMGIYCFKWSVLKKYVELVEGIPDSTRDFGRDVIPTMIQDNCQLHAYVFKGYWKDVGTIESYWEANLDLLTYETNPLIHKEYWPIYTEHKALPPMYVNDEANVKKSIISEGCKIFGTVVNSVISHDVIIHKNAVVKDSVILPHTIIGEHATVSRTVVGKNTCIKSFSEVGSTLPYSELTLIGDNETVYATSPIITSHIIDNAYNEKWIKNINSK
- a CDS encoding YdbC family protein, with product MSEIKFEIVEQIAVLSESAKGWTKELNLVSWNGREPKYDLRDWSPNHEKMGKGITLSEEDIKKLKEVLKTL
- a CDS encoding YkvA family protein — translated: MKRIKFIFKFWKFGPFLVDFFLSKQVSLFKKLFAVLFVVAYAFFPFDLIPDVLLFFGIVDDLVLATFVLERIVKLSPPALKEKYDLI
- a CDS encoding spore germination protein, producing the protein MPTIILGPVNIREAGGVVVFGDTFYISPKDTAKTLAGSGAINTGSLVITNNGFSTLNNADPDTIDQPTTTVV
- a CDS encoding DUF4395 domain-containing protein, producing MQEVDTQSIPRPLVRANQWFIVISVVLALGLNQSWILVLPLINGLLGLTIYFNPIMQVAKKFLKKHPSEYINEDRAQQQFNQWISVICITLSLIGFITNNLVIGYMFAVMVGVAALVAILGFCVGCFIRFQWQQFIYRRKTSSSK
- a CDS encoding YjcZ family sporulation protein, which gives rise to MSGAVGGYAGGGFALLVVLFILLIIIGASFVGGYGGYGY